A segment of the Gossypium hirsutum isolate 1008001.06 chromosome D10, Gossypium_hirsutum_v2.1, whole genome shotgun sequence genome:
AAGAGGATAAACACGCTTTAACTCATTTGAACTCACGTTCTCTCGCGCTAACAACAATCTCATTGTTAATCTAGTTGAGACTCAATCAACCATTTAAAATAGTTAACaagattaattatttgaattaactaatgaaattataaagtagatgttaaaattatattatatgcactaaattctaaatttaagtatgatagaaaaactaaaattataatttgaggTCTAAATTAAAACCTTTAGTGATGGATTCACCTGAACCTTAATTTAAACtatattaatatgaaaaatattactCAAGTTgtttatattattacaaatagaatgaaaattagggtaaactataaaaatagttatttttgtttgcctcagattacatttcagtcacttatgcttgaaatgttacgttttaataacttatgttatcattttgttatgaagtggtcactctactgttaaactctgttacctccctaacggcagtCCTACATGGCAATCCAAAtaagttttaaatgccaacttgggtGTCCAGTTGCTGAGATGAATATAGGtatttgattaaatgaatttaatttggactgctaCGTAGGATAGCTGTTAGGGAGGTAATAGAGCTTAACGGTGGAGTGACaactttgtaacaaaacgataacgtgaCTAAGACGTagcatttcaaatataagtgactaaaatgtaatttgaagcaaataaaagggactatttttgtaatttaggtAATTTgttgtgaaaataaaaattttatctgTCTACAGCTCAAGTCTTCTCCATATACCATacataacaaataatatatatacatacatatatacatacatatacatgtttatacatatatatatggatcTTTCTAATTTCTCTATATAAACAACCAGCATGCTGTTCTAAAAACTCTTATCTTCTCTTTGGCTTTTACACCATTCCTACAGTTCCTTGATTCCTTCTTTGTATTAATCGCCGCTTCCAATCCTATatatttctctcttcttttttcttcaccATTGAAGTAAAATAAAGCTAAAAGAAAATGCCTGCTGTAGGAGGAATCGGGCCGGGTACCGGCAAGGAATACCCGGGTAACCTCACCCCATACGTCCTTGTCACCTGTATTGTTGCAGCTATGGGGGGTTTGATTTTCGGCTACGATATTGGAATCTCAGGTagtaatatttcaaacaaaaataaaaataaaaagctttTTTCACGTAGAAATTAATGGGGTTTTGGGTTTGGTTATAGGTGGGGTGACGACGATGACGCCATTTTTGCAGAAATTTTTTCCAAGTGTATGGAGGAAAAAGGAAGCGGACAAGACGAAGAACCAGTACTGTCAGTACGACAGCCAAACGTTGACGATGTTCACGTCGTCCTTGTATTTGGCGGCTCTTTTGGCTTCGTTGGTGGCGTCCACCGTCACACGAAAGCTGGGAAGGAAACTGTCCATGCTTTTCGGTGGTTTGCTTTTCTTCGCCGGAGCTTTAATCAATGGCTTTGCTAAAGCAGTTTGGATGTTGATCGTCGGTCGGATATTACTCGGGTTTGGTGTCGGGTTCGCTAATCAGGTAACTAATCGGGTTTCAGCTCTCAGTCTTCGTATCTTTTTATTAGAATTATAAATATTTGGAGCGAAAATGTAAATTTACCCTTATACTAATTTacgtttttataattttttaagggaCCCGTAAagtaaatttcacattttaaggGACACTTTTACGATTttcaaaaagattaaattaaaattatagtatttttgagtCAATTTTttcgtatttaatatttttaatttagattttatttcaaaataaaaggtTGATTCCAATCTCTTTTTCAGTTGATCCACGGTACATACTTTTAATACAACAGACAATTATTAACCTTCGGAAAATGACAAGAAAACATGTCTTTTGCTAAATTGTTTTTGCGTCATTCCAAATATTAGCTTTATAAAAATcgatttaatcttaaatttattGACATcagtattattattaatataaaaaatataaatttaaatacattagatcgtatattattcttttatttacgaATTAAAATTAGGTCCGAATTGAATGTAATTATGGAATTGatgtttatgttttattattacatATGGATGTGCTTTGTTTTTCTTTGCGTGACATCTAATTGCACTAAATTTTTTGGCTAAAGTTTACGTCTTGATGGAACGGCcgttgaatataaaaataataattgaaattaGAATCCTTCTTTttctatataaaatattaaaatgtctTGTTTTCCTACAAGCGTGACTTCGATGGGTTGAAATGTAaattaatttctgttttttcttttctatatatataaTCCAATATAAGAAAAAACATTAACAACTTGACAATGTCATGTGGTCCCTCCcttaggttttttttaatatagattttaatttttataagtattttaaaaataattaaatacttgTCGATTAAGTCTCAATTAGACTGACATTGACATTGTTgttaatgaaagaaaatgtggacTCGAACGCGTTGAAATGCATcattctcctatttatgggttaagagtagttttagacattatgtcaaaaataacagatataattaaaatatataacgaaattcttaaaaaattagaaaaaaataactcTCGTGATTTAGTCAATGGTACCAAAGAAACTAGAtaatttacattttagatcattttatttggtgtaaaatttataaaatcacaaggtaatataatggtaaaattatattttaattcttcaaaaaattattatttattaccaATCCTTTTTAAACGATTTTTTAACTTGTCTTTACATATTGGTCacaaatctttaatttttattaaattacatcattaatttattaattataagaaTTTAAAGATATAATTGGTTGAAACTAAGAATTGCGATTTACAAATTCAGGGATCTAAAATGTAAATTACCTGATTTCCATTTTAAAACTTGACATTGGTTTTGTAAATTATTACAGTCTGTGCCACTCTACCTTTCGGAAATGGCGCCATACAGATACAGAGGAGCATTGAACATAGGCTTCCAATTATCAATTACGGTCGGTATCCTCATTGCCAACGTGCTGAACTATTTCTTCAACAAGATCGAAGGCGGCTGGGGGTGGCGGCTGAGCTTAGGCGGCGCGATGGTTCCCGCCTTGATCATCACCGTTGGCTCTTTAATCCTCCCCGATACACCCAATTCCATGATCGAACGTGGCCAAACCGAGGAAGCCAAGGCCAAGCTCAAGAGGATCCGTGGTGTTGACGATGTCGACGAAGAATTCAGGGACCTCGTAGCCGCCAGCGATGCGTCGAAACTCGTCGAACACCCGTGGGGGAACTTGTTGCAAAGGAAGTATAGGCCTCATTTAACGATGGCTATCCTCATTCCTTTTTTTCAACAATTGACTGGAATCAATGTGATTATGTTTTATGCTCCCGTTTTGTTCAACACCATCGGTTTCAAAGACGATGCTGCCCTCATGTCCGCTGTAATTACCGGTGCCGTTAACGTCGGTGCAACGTTGGTTTCGATATATGGAGTTGATAAGTGGGGACGGAGATTCCTTTTCCTAGAGGGTGGAGTTCAAATGTTGATCTGCCAGGTACTTTTGAGATTTTTCTTAACCTTGAAAACTATTCCCATTTCAACCgagttaatttaaaattttaaaattttgagttaattcaaTTTAAGTCAATTTTAAATTTGGATCATAGAATCGTCTTAAATTTTGAGTTCTAATCGTTGTTTCggatttaagttattttaaattcAGGTTATTCAGATTAGAGGTTTGAGCTTCTTGAATCATGTCATTATATGTTCACATTATTTCGAGTTCTGGTCAATTCaagtttaatttatttcaattactttTTGGTCGCTTTAAGTTCATATAATTCCAAGTTACAATAAATTTCAAGTTGAGATTATTTTAGGCTCAAGGTCATTTTGGTTTTAGTTGCTTTAGGTTCAGGTTGTTGGGTTTAAGGGTTTGGTTTTTTAGTTTTGATCAGATTTAAATCAATTCGAGTTACTTGTTCAGGCCACTTCGAATTCAACTCATTTTTGGGTTGTTTTAGGTTTAAGTTGTTGGAATTGAGGCTCTGATTTTTCGAGTTTTGGTCAATTCAAGTTTAAGTCAATTCAAGTCACTTGTTTGAACTATTTCAAATTCAACTAATTTTTGAGTTTGGGATTattttgagttgaatttgaattgcTTGAGTTTGagttattgattttatataattaaattgagtTGAATTGAATTTCGACTAAAAATTTACACGTTTATTAAAAACCAATGTTAGTAACAATTGGTGCTAAAATGTGCTACCTTCGCTGCTTTTTCAGGCAGTTGTGGCAGCTTGCATTGGTGCTAGGTTTGGGACCAACGGTGACCCTGGTGACTTACCCAAATGGTATGCCGTTGTAGTGGTGCTTTTCATTTGCATTTACGTGGCCGGGTTTGCCTGGTCATGGGGACCCCTCGGATGGTTGGTACCTAGTGAAATTTTCCCATTAGAAATCCGATCGGCTGCGCAAAGTATCAACGTCTCCGTCAACATGCTTTTCACGTTTGCGGTGGCTCAAGTGTTCTTAACCATGCTTTGCCACTTGAAATTCGGGCTTTTCCTCTTCTTCGCTTTCTTCGTGCTAATAATGTCAATATTCGTGTACTTCTTCTTACCTGAAACAAAGGGTATCCCGATCGAAGAAATGAACCGAGTATGGAAAACACATTGGTACTGGTCCCGATTCGTCGAAGACCTGGATTACCCCAATGGAGGCATGGAGATGAGCAAGGGAGGGCAAGGTCCAAAAAATGTGTAATTCCCCTTTGATCGATTGCCTTCTCATTTCAAATTTTAGCTTTTGGTTGCTTGTGTAGTACATATGTTATTGATTTCATAAATGTTGTTCACCTTATTGAAGTATAAACATATTATAGATGAAATTGAAAACAAAACCTTGATTTATCAGAATGTTACACaagcaaaatgaaaaataagtgGTTAAATTCTAATTTTGGTCCCTCTAATatgctcaaatttaaaatttagcctTTACcctttaattatgttataatgaTGCTTATAAAAAACTTCGCTAATTAATACAATATCATTATAAGTAGCCTCAATTTTGTGGCTAATTAATTGAGACGAATTAATGAGGGAATTGGGCATGATTTGTTTGTCAATTTCTTCACGGTCTTTCACTGAAGCAGCACAGGAGAATCGCATGGCACTATGCCATTTATTATTTTGTGGAAAGGCAATCTTTTTCTATGTCCCAAAATATCAGACCCTTTTTAAgtgacttttattttattttaaggtaAATCACAACGgaaattattaaactattattaaatttatattttaattatttaagtttaaaaatgtataaaatgatcatttaactattcgaaagttttcatttaagtgactgaattatttaaaattttttatttaagctttttttttaagTCCGGTTAACAAAATCCAAGTGATGGTTCAACGACCGGTAGATGGACCAGTACCCATCGATGAGTAGAAGAATATACCTTGAATCCAAGTCAACCTGATGATTAGTCTCGAAGATCGGAGAAGAAagatgtttggattttgagttgCAAATTCGTGATGttcaaaattgtttcatgaaaaaaattgaattataaaagagaaagggaaaaataattttcaattggTGCAGGCGGTGCCAATGGAAATGACTATACAATAGCGATTTTAATAGTCCAAtgacttaaattaaaacttttgaatagttcaatgataattttataattttttgaaattaagtgaccaaaacataaatttactaataatttagtaaacTCTTAAACTTACATGATATGTATATAATGTGTTATGTTAATTATGAGATGTGGTGTGGTTGTTGCTTACCTTATTTCTTAATCATGAGGTCAAGGTTTGATTGTAAcccatgaaaataaaatatatttaatagccAACCGTTTATCTTTTTGGAGTGCACCTACGGCAAGGGAATCAGTCACTACTACTAGTGGTGCATATCTTGCTTTGGACCAAAAGAAATGCATTATGTAAATTGTATTTAGACATGCGGGTTGAGTTTGGATCCAAATCAATTCGGAttttaaaatttgtcatttttgtTCATGGCAAAGTTAGAGATTTTTGGGTAAAAAAGtgttatgttataattgtttggaggcaaaaattaaaattttaccactatactaattaataattttacaatttttaattgaaCTCTAAAGTAAGTGTACCATTTTTTTTGTTGGGTTTTCTATTCAAATCAATCTCAagtttaatgttattttgagttGAATCATTCTGAATTTTGGTTACTTCAAGTTCCCGTCATTTCGGATTACTAGTTTGAATCATTTTAGATTCAAGTCATTTTAAGTCGGATTATTTCAAGTTCAGATTATTTTGGGTTCAATCAATTCGAATTTGAAtcgaaaaaattcaaattattaactttttataatCAAATTAGAATGGATCAACTTTGGATTCGAGTTGGTTGAATCATGTTCTTGAGATTCGATCAGAACTTATAGCTCtataattattgaattttaactttttcaattttttttggtaaCAAGAAAAAAGAGAACAACAATCAAGACGAAGTTGATAATCATGGCAATATTAACTTGAGTCACTGAAGACCCCAAACCATGACAACGTGCTCCATGTTAACTTGGCAAACCACAAACATACTGCCTGTGCCTAGTCTTTTAAATCAAGATGTAGATTAGATTTTGTTGAACAAATTCTTATCAGTGTCAAACTCCATTGCACgttagaacaaggtatgggcaTTCAGCTACTATGAAATTTCTTATCGAGTCTCGCACAGAAATTACTGACGCAGTTAAGCAGATGCTCAGACATTAATCAGGGGGC
Coding sequences within it:
- the LOC107937779 gene encoding sugar carrier protein C, with the protein product MPAVGGIGPGTGKEYPGNLTPYVLVTCIVAAMGGLIFGYDIGISGGVTTMTPFLQKFFPSVWRKKEADKTKNQYCQYDSQTLTMFTSSLYLAALLASLVASTVTRKLGRKLSMLFGGLLFFAGALINGFAKAVWMLIVGRILLGFGVGFANQSVPLYLSEMAPYRYRGALNIGFQLSITVGILIANVLNYFFNKIEGGWGWRLSLGGAMVPALIITVGSLILPDTPNSMIERGQTEEAKAKLKRIRGVDDVDEEFRDLVAASDASKLVEHPWGNLLQRKYRPHLTMAILIPFFQQLTGINVIMFYAPVLFNTIGFKDDAALMSAVITGAVNVGATLVSIYGVDKWGRRFLFLEGGVQMLICQAVVAACIGARFGTNGDPGDLPKWYAVVVVLFICIYVAGFAWSWGPLGWLVPSEIFPLEIRSAAQSINVSVNMLFTFAVAQVFLTMLCHLKFGLFLFFAFFVLIMSIFVYFFLPETKGIPIEEMNRVWKTHWYWSRFVEDLDYPNGGMEMSKGGQGPKNV